From one Lolium rigidum isolate FL_2022 chromosome 4, APGP_CSIRO_Lrig_0.1, whole genome shotgun sequence genomic stretch:
- the LOC124647331 gene encoding zinc finger protein GIS3-like: MASSSNRELTAGSGDEMAGSPDPPEVAEAPAGAEPRDEEVAPAAPPVPAAAVIRPYYECVFCKRGFTTAQALGGHMNIHRRDRAKPSLRDAPSGTTSISSASRYFGCYNQNHHNFLAYPPPPVPPVTSTAISRTGGFTMNYQGTAAATGVVDADASANPSSGSPRELSLFGAAVRDHGGSHEPPEGSERQEGETERELDLELRLGRRPRH; this comes from the coding sequence ATGGCGAGCAGCAGCAACAGGGAGCTCACGGCGGGATCAGGCGACGAGATGGCTGGCTCGCCTGATCCGCCGGAGGTTGCAGAGGCGCCGGCCGGAGCTGAGCCTAGGGATGAAGAAGtggcgccggccgcgccgccggtgccGGCTGCTGCGGTCATCCGGCCGTACTACGAGTGCGTCTTCTGCAAGCGCGGGTTCACCACGGCGCAGGCGCTGGGTGGGCACATGAATATCCACCGCCGCGACCGCGCGAAACCCAGCCTACGCGACGCGCCCAGCGGCACCACATCGATATCGTCGGCGTCCCGATACTTCGGGTGCTATAACCAGAACCACCACAACTTCCTGGCGTACCCCCCGCCCCCGGTGCCTCCAGTAACCTCGACGGCGATAAGCAGGACCGGCGGTTTCACCATGAATTACCAGGGCACAGCGGCTGCCACCGGAGTAGTTGACGCGGACGCCTCCGCGAACCCTAGCAGTGGCAGTCCCAGGGAGCTGAGCCTGTTCGGTGCAGCAGTTCGTGATCATGGCGGGTCGCACGAACCGCCGGAAGGGTCGGAGCGGCAGGAAGGTGAGACGGAGAGGGAGCTGGACCTGGAGCTCAGGCTCGGGCGTCGTCCCAGGCATTGA